The segment CGGCGCTTCACTCGTGCTCGCACGTCTTGATCAATCTCCATGGGGGTCGCCCAGGGCCGCGCATCCGTCATAAACGTGCGTGCGTACTCCTCGGTCTGGAGAAGCCCGGGAATGAAGGTGGTCGTGTACTCCCTGATCTCGACGGCCTCTCGTTCCAGGAGACCGATGTCCCGCCACCAGGCGGGGACGTCCACGTTGTTGTTGATGTCGAGCCAAAGCCGGGTCAGCTTTCCATCTGTGGAGAGCGCGGTGTCCATTGCCTCCGCATGTGACCGTTTTGGCTCTCGTGTCCCATTCTCGATTGCGGAGATCATGGAGCCGGACATGTTCACGGCAGCACCCAGCGTGACCTGCGTGATCCCTTCCTTTGTTCGGTAGTGCCGCAGTTCGTTGCTGAATTCGTGCCACTGGTTTTCCGCTTCAGAGGTCATAGCACATTTCTATGCGGAAGCTCTACGAGGCTCCACTCGTTCAACGGAATTCGCCATTCCTGTGGAAAACCTAGCGGATGGTTACCGCGTGACCCCACTGTGGAGACTCCGACCAGCCAATAGACCCCCGCGACCGACAAAAGCGGTCCGGGGGCGTGGCCCAACTGGGAGGTTCCAGATGGACAGGTTTGACCCTAACGCTCGTGGTGTGGACTGGTGTCGGCGCGGTGGTGCGGCTCGGGTGCGGCCGTACCTCTTTCGTCGCCATGCGTATGTGTGGTGTCGAGGGTGCGGCACTGCGCTGGACCACCCCTCTACGGTGACCTCGGTGTTGTCGACGGGGCCGATGCCGGTTGTGGAGGTCGTGTCATGACCGGCCGCAGGTTCGCGGGTGTTCCTGGAAGTGTCGCTTTGGTGCGGGCGTGGACTCGGAACGAGCTCCATCAGCGTGGTACCGATCTCGGCGCGGTGGAGGAGGCCGCGCTTGTCGTGAGCGAGTTGGCGACGAACGCGATCCGTCACTCCCGGAGCGGTCACCCCGGCGGCTCGTTCCTGGTGGAACTCGACATCCGACCCTCAATGGTGCGGATCAGTGTTGTTGATCAGGGCACGGATGGGAAGTCGGTTCCGATGTGGGGGAAGAAGACCGATCCCCTCACCGAGCACGGCCACGGGTTGAACCTTGTGGCGAGTTTGGTGGAGCGGTGGACCACCATCACCAACAACGGCCACTGCACCGTCACCACCGACCTCCCCACCCTCGTCCCCACCGCGGGAGGCCGACGGTGAACACCAACCCCGTCACCACCCTGCTCCACCTCTTAACCCCGCACGGCGCCGTGTTCTACCGCACCACCGGAAACCCCACACAAGGCCGAACCCACGTCTCCCTCTCCATCAAACGGGACAACGGCCAAATGATCCACGCAACGTTGACCAACGACATGTGGCACGTCGCTGGCCGCACCTACCCCACCGGCGCCGAACACCACGTCGCCACCCACCTCCTCACCCACAAACACCACACCTAGACCACAACCCCGCCCCGCACCCCTCCCGCAGGGCGGCCCCCAAGTGGTGGGGATCCAGGCCAACCCGACCCGGATCCCCACCACCACCCCCACACGCCAACTGGAACGTCCTGACCCACGTAGGCCTGCGGGCATCATGGGGGGCGCCCCCCGCGACAACACGTCCGCACCACTACGCCAGTCACGGAGAACTATGCAGCCCTCCGAGCACGTACCCGAACTGATGTCTCTCCTCGTGGAGGGGTTCGCCAACGCACAGGTCGAGGTCGAACTGCTGCCGCCGACCACATTGCGGATCCAGGTCCCCGGGCACGACCCGGTCGAGGCGGACTACGAGTCCACCGTGGCGGAGGCGCGTGCGTTCGAGGCGGAGGACTATCCCGAGATCGCGGCCCAGGTGGTGCGCGCGCTGCTGCGGCGGTACCGGGAGAACGGGATCCGGCTGGGCACGCACTACCCGCCCCACTACGACGACCACGGGCGCCACGCCCTGGTCACGGCACTGGCCGAGCGGGACCTGCCCTCCTTCTTTGAGGACCCGCGCACGCTGAGCCTCCCCCTGTCCAGTGGCGACCGCGTCATCAGCGACGTGAGCAGCTACATCGACACCGTCGAGGGTGTGTCGGCGGAACAGGCCGAGGAGGCGGCGAACCGCTTCGCGGACCTGCTGGCCCAGCAGCTCGCGCAGATCGTCCCGCAGCGGTCGGCACCGGACAGCCAGATCCGCGTCCGGCTCTACCCGGAGTCGGCCTTCTCCGAGGAGGTCCTGGCGGGCCTGCTCTGTCGCCCCTTCGGCCCCGGACTCTGGCAGGTCGCGGCGCTGGACAGCCCCGACACCGTCCAGCCGATGGGGCGGCAACAGCACGAGGAGACGGGCCGCCCCGACGACGAGGTCTTCGCGGCCGGGGTCGCCAACGCCCTGCGGGAGCCGGTCGAGGTGTCGCGGCACGAGATCGGCGGCGTGACCATCGTCCACGTCGGGGGCCAGCACCCCTACGTCGCGGCGCAGTTGCACAACCTCGGCGAACACATTGGTCCGGCGCCCCACGGCGCCCTGGTCGCGGTGCCGGTCCCGCAGGTGGTGATGGCGCACGTCCTGGGGGATGGGCATCCGATCGCCGCACTGGAGACCCTCCAGAACGTCGCCCAACGGTTCGTGGACGACAGCGAGCGCCCGATCACGCCGCACCTGTACTGGTGGCGCCCCGCCGGCCCGGCCGATGACGTCTCCGCGGTGCCGGAACTGCACCTGGCGCGGATCGAGATCGAAGAGGAGGACGACCGCGTGGCCCTGTACTCAAGCTCCGACGACTTCCAGCCGATGATGGAGTCCGTGCTCGAGAGCCAGCGCGCCGCCTCCGACGAATCCTGAGGCGCGGCCGGTGAGCTGACCGGCGTAGCCGGGCGGAGTCACGAAGTCCGCGGGGTGGGTGGGTACTCGAGTACCCACCCACCCCGCGGACTTTCCCGTCCCGGAACCGCCCGAAGGTGGCCACGCACTCGGTGCCGGCCGGACCTGGCGCGCGCTGACCTGCGAGGACAATTCATCGGGGGAAATCACTACACAATAGTGTGTGCCACACAGTACTGTGTGAGTCGTGTCATCAGAAGAGCTGATTCACGCGCAGGCCCAAGAGCTTCGTCGGGGAACTGTCGTGTTGGCGTGCCTGTGTCTCCTGGACGAGGCCCAGTACGGTTACGCGCTCCTGGAGAGGCTCAACGACGCTGGCGTCGCGGTCGACGGAAACACGCTGTATCCCCTGCTCCGTCGGCTGGAGAAGCAGGGGCTCCTCACCAGCGAGTGGAACACCGAGGAGTCCCGACCACGCAAGTTCTACCGCACCAGCCCAGAGGGATCCCGCGTGCGCGCCGGCCTGGTGCGCGAATGGGACGACCTGGTCTCCTCCATTGCACAGCTCACCAGGGAGAACTCATGACCAACCCGCCTCTCACCGAGCGCTACGTCCAGGAAGTCGTGCGACGGATCCCCTCCGGGCAGCGTGACGACGTCGCCAACGAGCTCCGCGCCACCATCGCCGACACGATGGACGCCCAGAACCCGGAGGTCCCCGACGATGCGGAACGGGCCGTACTCACGGAGATGGGCGATCCGATCCGACTGGCCGCCCGGTACGCCGACCGGCCACTCGGCCTGATCGGGCCCAACAGTTATCCGACCTACGTGCGCTTACTCTCCGTCCTGCTGGGTGCGGTGCTGCCCGTGGTCGTCGTCGCCCTCATGGTGCTCGCGGTCGTGGACGGCGAGGACCTGGCGGAGGTCCTGCTCACGGGGATCGGCGCGACGGTCACCATCGGCGCGCAGATGATCGCGTGGCCGACGCTGGTGTTCGCCCTGGTGGAGCGAAGCAATCACCGGGCCGAACGCACCCGGAGCGCGTGGTCGCCCGACGAGCTCCCCGAGGCCGGCAAGCCCGGCCGTAGCGCGGTCGCGTCCTGCGTCTCGGCCGTGGGCAACGCGCTGCTGCTGGGGCTGATCGTGTGGCAGCAGACCGCCCGCCCCTACACGGCGGACGACGAAAGCCTGGAGATCCTCAACCCGGAGCTCTGGTCGGGCTGGATGTGGCCCGTCCTCGCCGGACTCGCGGGGATCATCGTCCTCAACCTTGTCCACGCCGTCACCCCGACCTGGACCGTCACCATGGCGGGCGGCTATGCCCTCAGCGAGGCGCTGTTCGCCCTCCCGATGGCGTGGATCTTGTACCAGCAGGAGTTCTTCAACCC is part of the Spiractinospora alimapuensis genome and harbors:
- a CDS encoding helix-turn-helix domain-containing protein, which gives rise to MTSEAENQWHEFSNELRHYRTKEGITQVTLGAAVNMSGSMISAIENGTREPKRSHAEAMDTALSTDGKLTRLWLDINNNVDVPAWWRDIGLLEREAVEIREYTTTFIPGLLQTEEYARTFMTDARPWATPMEIDQDVRARVKRRGELNLNPLLWYVVDEVALKRVVGSRELIHDQLTHIITLMDASSLKLQIIPEYAPHHPGMNGNFRVLRFTGRTSVVLVEHLLGEEVVENAEQINRCETLFGALQAEALSLTESGKMIKKIREDFAP
- a CDS encoding ATP-binding protein codes for the protein MTGRRFAGVPGSVALVRAWTRNELHQRGTDLGAVEEAALVVSELATNAIRHSRSGHPGGSFLVELDIRPSMVRISVVDQGTDGKSVPMWGKKTDPLTEHGHGLNLVASLVERWTTITNNGHCTVTTDLPTLVPTAGGRR
- a CDS encoding PadR family transcriptional regulator, with amino-acid sequence MSSEELIHAQAQELRRGTVVLACLCLLDEAQYGYALLERLNDAGVAVDGNTLYPLLRRLEKQGLLTSEWNTEESRPRKFYRTSPEGSRVRAGLVREWDDLVSSIAQLTRENS
- a CDS encoding HAAS signaling domain-containing protein, producing the protein MTNPPLTERYVQEVVRRIPSGQRDDVANELRATIADTMDAQNPEVPDDAERAVLTEMGDPIRLAARYADRPLGLIGPNSYPTYVRLLSVLLGAVLPVVVVALMVLAVVDGEDLAEVLLTGIGATVTIGAQMIAWPTLVFALVERSNHRAERTRSAWSPDELPEAGKPGRSAVASCVSAVGNALLLGLIVWQQTARPYTADDESLEILNPELWSGWMWPVLAGLAGIIVLNLVHAVTPTWTVTMAGGYALSEALFALPMAWILYQQEFFNPPFLTHFNQGWTTPDEFYVVLALGILLIAASSVYGRVREALR